A part of Desulfobacter sp. genomic DNA contains:
- a CDS encoding universal stress protein: MKEIKTVMACIDLSDYSPMTLGYALGLARQAGLKASICSVVHHRDVHPVYIAGMISPGRVDTEEQVTELREYQEAEVHALVRTLFPEFAGEVDIRIDTGYPAEQILAAVDDLKPGLVVMANKGRSNFSRFMFGSAAERVFRHCRVPLLSVRDRTVFRRMYTGSEKPVSREIRTVLAAVDFSPWSGEILSQAGWLARAAGARLHVFNCISRRELDWIKTHYTPEDNFSEAEFLPGEKDRRLSHLEGLAQTAGIRDLPGFDISLDSGIPFERIMAAAENLEADVLVLGPRGRNRSARFAMGSTMEKIFRHCPVPVLRLGPDING; this comes from the coding sequence ATGAAAGAGATAAAGACCGTCATGGCCTGCATCGACCTCTCTGATTATTCACCCATGACCCTGGGCTACGCCCTGGGACTGGCAAGGCAGGCCGGGCTGAAAGCAAGCATTTGTTCCGTGGTCCACCACCGGGATGTCCACCCCGTATATATTGCCGGAATGATCTCCCCCGGCCGGGTGGATACCGAAGAACAGGTAACCGAACTTAGGGAATACCAGGAAGCCGAAGTCCATGCACTTGTCCGGACGCTTTTTCCCGAATTTGCCGGTGAGGTGGACATCCGCATTGATACCGGATACCCGGCCGAGCAGATACTGGCCGCCGTGGACGACCTGAAACCGGGGCTTGTGGTCATGGCCAACAAGGGACGGAGCAATTTTTCCAGGTTCATGTTCGGCAGTGCGGCGGAACGGGTGTTCCGCCATTGCAGGGTCCCCCTGCTCAGTGTCCGGGACAGGACCGTATTCCGGCGGATGTATACGGGGAGTGAAAAACCGGTATCCCGGGAGATCCGCACTGTTCTGGCGGCTGTGGATTTCTCTCCCTGGTCCGGAGAGATCCTGTCCCAGGCCGGCTGGCTGGCCCGTGCCGCCGGTGCCCGGCTCCATGTGTTCAACTGCATCAGCCGCAGGGAACTGGACTGGATTAAAACCCATTACACCCCCGAGGACAATTTCTCCGAGGCTGAATTCCTCCCCGGGGAAAAGGACCGGCGGCTTTCCCACCTGGAAGGACTTGCGCAAACCGCAGGGATTCGTGATCTCCCCGGTTTCGACATCTCCCTGGATTCCGGTATCCCCTTTGAGCGGATAATGGCGGCAGCCGAGAATCTTGAGGCCGATGTCCTTGTCCTGGGACCCAGGGGGCGGAACCGGTCCGCAAGGTTTGCCATGGGCAGCACCATGGAAAAGATTTTCCGCCACTGCCCTGTCCCCGTGCTGCGGCTGGGGCCTGATATTAATGGCTAA
- a CDS encoding SpoIIE family protein phosphatase, protein MKHQGRKLFAEVEYASLCKHGQSCFGDAYRSKRITEKKRLITVLSDGLGSGVKANILSTMTASMAVKLVASDHDVLKSAELIMDALPVCRVREIGYATFSIVDMLLASGTARIVEMDNPAFIFIRGSNVLDLPFETLVSPRWDRRKIRLSHIHIQPEDRIIIMSDGVTQAGTGTREYSGGWKRERCVSFVLEQIRRDPALSARNLSKLVVEEALKKEPGRKAGDDITCGVMYFRKPRKTLILSGPPFDPSRDGSVASKVDAFTGARAICGGTTAAIISRELDRKLTHLPKQAGEELPPISTMEGIQLVTEGILTLSRVAKILKQDVPVTRGGGARRLSDLLIGSDVIHFIVGTRINEAHQDPRMPVELDIRRNVIKKIARTLEEKYLKKVTVEYV, encoded by the coding sequence TTGAAACACCAGGGCAGAAAACTATTTGCGGAAGTTGAATATGCAAGCCTGTGCAAACACGGGCAGAGTTGTTTTGGAGATGCCTACAGGTCCAAGCGGATCACGGAAAAAAAACGGCTGATCACCGTCCTGTCCGACGGCCTGGGCAGCGGGGTAAAGGCCAATATTCTTTCCACCATGACGGCCAGTATGGCGGTCAAGCTGGTTGCCAGCGACCATGATGTCCTGAAAAGCGCGGAACTCATCATGGACGCCCTGCCGGTCTGCAGGGTCAGGGAAATCGGCTACGCAACCTTCTCCATCGTGGATATGCTTCTGGCCAGCGGTACGGCAAGGATCGTCGAAATGGACAACCCCGCCTTTATCTTTATCAGGGGCAGCAATGTTCTGGACCTGCCCTTCGAAACCCTGGTCTCTCCCCGGTGGGACCGGCGAAAAATCCGCCTGTCCCATATCCACATCCAGCCCGAAGACAGGATTATTATCATGTCCGACGGCGTCACCCAGGCCGGAACCGGTACCAGGGAATATTCGGGGGGGTGGAAACGGGAGAGATGCGTTTCTTTCGTGCTTGAACAGATCCGCCGGGATCCCGCCCTGTCGGCAAGAAACCTTTCAAAACTCGTGGTAGAGGAGGCGCTGAAAAAAGAACCCGGCAGAAAGGCCGGCGACGATATCACCTGCGGGGTCATGTATTTCAGAAAACCCAGAAAAACCCTGATCCTGTCCGGCCCGCCCTTCGATCCCTCCAGGGACGGATCCGTGGCCTCCAAGGTGGACGCCTTCACTGGTGCCAGGGCCATATGCGGGGGCACCACGGCCGCAATCATCTCCCGTGAATTGGACCGTAAACTGACCCACCTTCCCAAGCAGGCCGGAGAGGAACTGCCCCCCATCTCCACCATGGAAGGAATTCAATTGGTGACCGAAGGGATATTGACCCTCAGCCGGGTGGCTAAAATCCTGAAACAAGATGTCCCTGTCACACGGGGCGGCGGAGCCAGGCGGCTGTCGGATCTACTGATCGGAAGTGACGTGATCCATTTTATCGTGGGAACCAGAATCAACGAGGCCCACCAGGATCCCCGGATGCCTGTGGAACTGGATATCCGCAGGAACGTGATCAAAAAAATTGCAAGAACCCTGGAAGAAAAATATCTCAAGAAAGTGACCGTTGAGTATGTCTGA
- a CDS encoding response regulator, with protein sequence MEKMKILLVDDEPRYLETTKKLIERRGYDTFTAESGEAALRIMDTHSVQVVILDVKMPGMDGNETLRVIKERWPLAEVIMLTGHATVDSAIDGLKSGAWDYLMKPADIDQIIEKAEQAFDKRVRQEEKIRSAQARLYMKSPRQILKDGEA encoded by the coding sequence GTGGAGAAAATGAAAATTTTACTGGTTGACGACGAACCCCGCTACCTTGAAACCACCAAAAAGCTTATTGAGCGCAGGGGGTATGACACCTTTACCGCCGAAAGCGGAGAAGCGGCCCTGAGAATCATGGATACCCATAGTGTCCAGGTGGTGATCCTGGATGTAAAGATGCCGGGCATGGACGGCAACGAGACCCTGAGGGTGATCAAGGAACGGTGGCCCCTGGCCGAGGTGATCATGCTCACCGGCCACGCCACCGTGGACTCGGCCATTGACGGGCTCAAGTCCGGGGCATGGGACTATCTGATGAAACCCGCCGATATCGACCAGATCATTGAAAAGGCGGAACAGGCGTTTGATAAACGGGTGCGCCAGGAAGAAAAGATCCGGTCGGCCCAGGCCAGATTATATATGAAATCCCCCAGACAGATCCTCAAAGACGGTGAGGCATAA
- the hpdB gene encoding 4-hydroxyphenylacetate decarboxylase large subunit has translation MAKTLKAVLDEAGIPMDFQAGGQAPEELTDREIKRDPHPRVQKLKSIFMETLSSASNEFPYWYTREYMLHDNDVPVIRRARALKSAFSHTTPVIFPGELLTMRKAPYFRGSFPMPWLSEGFYMAKEDEFYKEALKRGSASVDEHSKFGQGGGNVPKSFGKVVSIAGKFGMRQEEIPALLKLARLWYGKSVDDLGNRYEKMVPGYDTKERIMRNIVCMFDSGFTLPQGREVINYYYPLEYGFDGIIKMAEDLKDKVAGRADGDGMVGMNRLYNYEAVILVIEGIQNWVLNYAKEARRLEALEVDAQQKQEYEEMAERLEWIAHNPPRTFIEAFQMIETIHLGVLNEDAISGMSPGRIGQVLYPYFEQDIDAGRITEDQVLELLELDRIVKTSIDCFASIGVVGGVLSGNTFNTVSIGGVDKEGKSAANRLEYLILEAGATNAMPQSTLSLLYDEKLPEDFLMLAMEVIKTGAGYPAFMSNPVAQEFLKTQYGHEGMDVEDARAWAIGGCLETSACTWKPLHLNGKEYWIPGGAGQPTSVGVHFVSMPKILELTLFNGVDQKTGEKVFEPHNKPLTTYEELWEQYKAYWKEAVDILALTNNVQHDIWRKNNMAVFNSLLKPDCLDKGHLINELGYRYNATFNVESAGTITMVNSLAALKKLVYDDGFVSLEEMKQALKENFGFKTAQEVNSFSIADQEKQEDGSSKWDKLHFKALQAPKYGNDDPYADNILLEWENFFCPDCRNYESLHGHPMYACQISVSTHGAMGSASIASPDGRLAGTTFADASMSAYPGTDRNGPFALLNSAAIWDHSMSQNSQLNIKIHPTAIRGKEGAKKLLDLTRAYMRKGGFHVQYNVVDSKVLKDAQANPENYRDLMVRVAGFTQYWVEIGKSVQDELIARTEYEGV, from the coding sequence ATGGCCAAGACATTGAAGGCAGTTCTGGATGAAGCGGGAATCCCCATGGATTTCCAGGCAGGCGGACAGGCGCCGGAAGAATTAACCGACCGCGAAATCAAACGCGATCCCCACCCCCGTGTGCAAAAGCTCAAAAGCATATTTATGGAAACCCTTTCATCGGCAAGCAACGAGTTTCCCTATTGGTATACCCGTGAGTACATGCTTCACGACAATGACGTTCCTGTAATCAGGCGGGCAAGGGCCCTGAAGTCCGCTTTTTCCCATACAACCCCGGTAATTTTTCCAGGAGAGTTGCTGACCATGCGAAAGGCCCCTTATTTCAGGGGCTCCTTTCCCATGCCCTGGCTTTCCGAGGGGTTTTACATGGCCAAGGAGGACGAATTCTACAAGGAGGCCCTGAAACGGGGCTCGGCCTCTGTTGACGAACATTCCAAATTCGGCCAGGGCGGCGGCAACGTCCCCAAAAGCTTTGGCAAGGTGGTATCCATCGCCGGCAAGTTCGGCATGCGCCAGGAAGAGATTCCCGCCCTGCTCAAGCTGGCCAGGCTATGGTACGGCAAGTCCGTGGACGACCTTGGCAACCGGTACGAAAAGATGGTGCCCGGATACGACACCAAGGAACGGATCATGCGCAACATCGTGTGCATGTTTGATTCCGGGTTCACCCTGCCCCAGGGGCGGGAGGTCATCAATTATTATTATCCCCTGGAGTACGGGTTCGACGGCATCATTAAAATGGCCGAAGACCTTAAGGACAAGGTTGCCGGCAGGGCCGACGGCGACGGGATGGTGGGCATGAACCGGCTGTACAACTATGAGGCCGTTATCCTGGTGATCGAAGGCATCCAAAACTGGGTGCTCAACTATGCAAAGGAAGCCAGGCGGCTGGAAGCACTGGAAGTTGACGCCCAGCAGAAACAAGAGTACGAAGAGATGGCTGAACGACTGGAATGGATTGCCCACAATCCCCCCAGGACGTTTATCGAAGCCTTCCAGATGATCGAAACCATCCACCTGGGCGTGCTCAACGAAGACGCCATCTCAGGCATGAGCCCGGGCAGGATCGGCCAGGTTCTCTACCCCTATTTCGAGCAGGATATCGACGCCGGCCGGATTACCGAGGACCAGGTTCTCGAACTCCTCGAGCTGGACCGGATCGTCAAGACATCCATTGACTGTTTTGCCTCCATCGGGGTGGTGGGCGGCGTCCTTTCGGGCAACACCTTTAATACGGTCTCCATCGGCGGCGTGGACAAAGAGGGAAAATCTGCGGCCAACCGCCTGGAATACCTGATCCTTGAAGCCGGGGCCACCAATGCCATGCCCCAGTCCACCCTCTCACTGCTCTACGATGAGAAACTGCCCGAGGATTTTCTCATGCTGGCCATGGAAGTCATCAAGACCGGGGCCGGATATCCCGCCTTTATGAGCAACCCTGTGGCCCAGGAATTTTTGAAAACCCAGTATGGGCACGAAGGGATGGATGTTGAGGATGCCAGGGCATGGGCCATCGGCGGATGCCTTGAAACCTCGGCCTGCACCTGGAAACCCCTCCATCTCAACGGCAAGGAATACTGGATCCCCGGCGGGGCAGGCCAGCCCACCAGCGTCGGCGTCCATTTTGTCTCCATGCCCAAAATCCTTGAACTGACCCTGTTCAACGGGGTGGACCAGAAAACCGGTGAAAAGGTATTTGAGCCCCATAACAAGCCCCTAACCACCTATGAGGAGCTGTGGGAGCAGTATAAGGCCTACTGGAAGGAAGCCGTGGATATCCTGGCCCTGACCAACAATGTCCAGCACGATATCTGGAGAAAAAACAACATGGCTGTGTTCAACTCCCTGCTCAAACCGGACTGCCTGGACAAGGGCCACCTGATCAATGAGCTGGGATACCGGTACAACGCCACCTTCAACGTGGAAAGCGCCGGCACCATCACCATGGTCAACTCCCTGGCCGCCTTGAAAAAACTGGTCTACGACGACGGGTTTGTCTCCCTGGAGGAGATGAAACAGGCCCTCAAGGAGAATTTCGGGTTCAAGACCGCCCAGGAGGTCAACAGTTTCTCCATTGCCGACCAGGAGAAACAGGAAGACGGGTCCTCCAAGTGGGACAAGCTCCACTTCAAGGCCCTCCAGGCCCCCAAATACGGGAACGACGATCCCTATGCGGATAATATCCTCCTGGAATGGGAAAACTTTTTCTGTCCAGACTGCAGGAACTATGAATCCCTGCACGGTCATCCCATGTATGCCTGCCAGATCTCCGTGTCAACCCACGGCGCCATGGGGTCGGCCAGCATCGCCTCTCCCGACGGGCGGCTTGCCGGCACCACCTTTGCCGATGCCTCCATGTCCGCCTACCCCGGCACCGACAGAAACGGCCCCTTTGCCCTGCTTAATTCAGCGGCCATCTGGGACCACTCCATGTCCCAAAACTCCCAGCTGAACATCAAGATCCACCCCACGGCCATCCGGGGCAAAGAAGGCGCCAAAAAGCTGCTCGATCTGACCCGGGCCTATATGCGCAAGGGCGGATTCCATGTCCAGTACAATGTAGTGGATTCCAAGGTGCTCAAGGACGCCCAGGCCAATCCTGAAAATTACAGGGATCTCATGGTCCGGGTGGCCGGCTTTACCCAGTACTGGGTGGAAATCGGAAAGAGTGTCCAGGACGAACTGATCGCCAGAACCGAATATGAAGGCGTCTAA
- a CDS encoding two-component sensor histidine kinase — MDNHSNRLKQSRQRLKRGILINMIFLPMIPFIIVTGLSFYFFSSTLEDATRARLERILTDHRRMIESFLMNRKADLELVARIYAFDDMDSDRAVTAVYRELEERSPAFVDLGLFDHRGNHLRYAGAWALAGKSYAGEEWFQKTMSGGYYISDVFLGYRNVPHFVVAVRRIDKGRTWVLRATIDTLFFDTLVSGVRMGTTGEAYILNYEGLAQTARRSGNLAVLDPDPAFDWFENKIKFGNKATWFSPEDQPFLYAVTGLSDKSWYLVVRQEKQDAYGALYSAAVICLIVTVCGLAALVVTAVFISERIVRRIELLDTEKEALGSQLIRAVQLAEIGEMAAGFAHEINNPLQIIKSEYALLKILVGEAETADGGPDRSPAGSTSFSEINEGLDQIHTQVERCNKITSAVLKFGRKNDTRQTALDPKSLIPEILGLVENTARSGGIDLTTRIDEDTPMFMGDHSRFQQVMLNLINNALDAVAKHHGARGGRVEILAGQIREKNRALVEIRVQDNGCGIRPDHMNKIFTPFFTTKAVGRGTGLGLSVCFGIIESFGGTMDVDSRPGQGTVFAVRLPAK; from the coding sequence ATGGACAATCATTCAAATAGATTAAAACAGAGCAGGCAGCGGCTGAAACGGGGAATTCTGATCAACATGATTTTTCTGCCCATGATTCCTTTTATTATTGTCACGGGCCTCTCTTTCTATTTTTTTTCTTCCACCCTGGAGGATGCCACACGGGCCCGCCTGGAACGGATACTCACAGACCACCGCCGGATGATCGAAAGCTTTCTTATGAACCGGAAGGCCGATCTTGAACTGGTGGCCAGAATCTATGCCTTTGATGACATGGATTCCGACAGGGCCGTCACCGCCGTATACCGGGAGCTTGAAGAACGGTCCCCCGCTTTTGTGGATCTGGGGCTGTTTGACCACCGGGGCAATCACCTGAGATATGCAGGGGCCTGGGCCCTGGCCGGCAAATCCTATGCCGGGGAGGAGTGGTTTCAAAAAACCATGTCCGGCGGCTATTATATCAGCGACGTGTTTCTGGGATACAGGAATGTTCCCCATTTTGTGGTGGCCGTGCGGCGGATTGACAAAGGGCGGACCTGGGTGTTGCGGGCCACCATTGATACCCTGTTCTTCGACACCCTGGTTTCAGGGGTGCGCATGGGAACCACAGGGGAAGCCTATATCCTTAATTACGAGGGATTGGCCCAGACCGCCCGCAGGTCCGGGAACCTTGCCGTGTTGGACCCGGATCCCGCCTTTGACTGGTTTGAAAATAAGATTAAATTCGGCAACAAGGCCACCTGGTTCTCTCCGGAGGATCAGCCTTTTCTCTATGCCGTTACCGGGCTTTCGGACAAATCCTGGTACCTGGTGGTCCGCCAGGAAAAGCAGGATGCTTACGGGGCCCTGTATTCGGCAGCGGTGATCTGTCTCATCGTTACCGTCTGCGGCCTGGCCGCCCTGGTGGTGACGGCCGTATTCATATCGGAACGGATTGTCCGGCGCATTGAGCTTTTGGATACGGAAAAGGAAGCGTTGGGCAGTCAGCTTATCCGGGCGGTGCAGCTGGCGGAAATCGGGGAAATGGCTGCCGGCTTCGCCCATGAAATCAACAATCCCCTGCAGATCATAAAAAGCGAATACGCCCTGCTGAAGATCCTTGTTGGAGAGGCTGAGACTGCCGATGGCGGCCCGGACCGCTCCCCCGCCGGTTCAACGTCTTTTTCAGAAATCAACGAAGGACTGGACCAGATCCACACTCAGGTGGAACGGTGCAACAAGATTACTTCCGCCGTTTTGAAATTCGGCCGGAAGAACGACACCAGGCAGACGGCCCTGGACCCCAAATCCCTGATTCCGGAGATCCTGGGACTGGTGGAGAATACGGCACGGTCCGGCGGCATAGATCTTACCACCCGCATTGACGAAGACACCCCCATGTTCATGGGGGATCATTCCCGGTTCCAGCAGGTCATGCTCAACCTCATCAACAACGCCCTGGATGCCGTGGCCAAGCACCATGGGGCCCGGGGGGGGAGGGTGGAGATCCTGGCCGGACAGATCCGGGAAAAGAACAGGGCCCTGGTGGAGATCCGGGTTCAGGACAATGGCTGCGGCATCCGCCCGGACCATATGAACAAGATCTTTACCCCGTTTTTTACCACAAAGGCAGTGGGCCGGGGCACCGGCCTGGGGCTTTCGGTCTGTTTTGGGATCATTGAGAGTTTCGGCGGCACCATGGATGTGGACAGCCGCCCGGGTCAGGGAACGGTGTTTGCCGTCCGTCTGCCCGCAAAATAA
- a CDS encoding response regulator: protein MTDPIKVLMVDDEKQFRETTRKILERKGFTTILAENGKEALDRLDRSPDVVILDIRMPGMDGHEVLGKIREKAPDLPVIMLTGHGDRDSAEQAKALGAFDYLAKPCDIDLLSDKIREACRRRHQAGPGGEVVVSAVMIPLHAYTTIGEHNTVAEAVHELKASFVTLMATNRIMETGHRSVLVMDKFGQVQGMLTIRDLLALILPAYLTSPKPATADAIQYSPMFWRGMFTTGVRDILTRTIGEVMSPVPVSIDVRASLMEAAWTMVEKHQRRLIVSDRGAPVGVIREQDLFFEMEKCMKHAKQRRIP, encoded by the coding sequence ATGACAGATCCCATTAAGGTATTGATGGTTGATGATGAAAAACAGTTCAGGGAAACCACCCGGAAGATTCTGGAACGCAAAGGGTTCACCACCATCCTGGCGGAGAACGGCAAAGAGGCCCTCGACCGTCTGGACCGTTCCCCGGATGTGGTGATTCTGGATATCCGCATGCCCGGCATGGACGGGCACGAGGTCCTGGGAAAAATCCGTGAAAAGGCTCCGGACCTTCCCGTGATCATGCTGACGGGTCATGGAGATCGCGATTCCGCGGAACAGGCAAAGGCCCTGGGTGCCTTTGACTACCTGGCCAAGCCCTGTGACATCGACCTGCTTTCCGATAAAATCCGGGAGGCCTGCCGGCGTCGGCACCAGGCCGGCCCCGGCGGGGAAGTTGTCGTCTCTGCCGTGATGATCCCCCTCCATGCCTACACCACCATCGGTGAACATAACACTGTGGCCGAGGCCGTCCATGAGCTCAAGGCAAGCTTTGTCACCCTCATGGCCACCAACCGGATCATGGAAACCGGCCACCGGTCGGTACTGGTCATGGACAAGTTCGGCCAGGTCCAGGGCATGCTGACCATCCGCGACCTCCTGGCCCTGATCCTGCCCGCCTACCTGACTTCGCCCAAACCGGCCACTGCGGACGCCATCCAGTATTCCCCCATGTTCTGGCGGGGGATGTTTACCACCGGCGTCAGGGATATCCTGACCCGTACCATCGGCGAGGTGATGTCCCCGGTTCCCGTGTCCATTGATGTCCGGGCCAGCCTCATGGAGGCCGCCTGGACCATGGTGGAGAAGCATCAGCGCCGCCTCATCGTGTCGGACCGCGGGGCGCCCGTCGGCGTCATCCGGGAGCAGGATTTGTTTTTTGAGATGGAAAAATGCATGAAACACGCCAAACAAAGGAGGATCCCATGA
- a CDS encoding universal stress protein produces the protein MTTENKILVTLDGSERAKRTIDYLCRFKPLMKKQVVLFNISTPVPEAYYDLKKNPFSGSAVSRVKAWEMGQKKMIEGFMEGARMRLVSSGYDPDGVHINLAFRKKGIARDILAECKKGYEALVIRRRGSENSLLGLTLGGVAAKLVDKADSLPLIVAGIEPVQHALCIAVDGSEGAERAVRFVGRILGETGGRVVLCSVLRMPPFNLKEQVPDPFVGIANQAFEAVEKAVQRATDILVQSGVREDQVEVRVVRGAKSRAGALVDAARETGCDTLVFGRKGLSRVESFDLGRIPRKVIYGSRKLTVWLVP, from the coding sequence ATGACCACCGAAAATAAAATACTGGTTACCCTTGACGGTTCGGAGAGAGCCAAAAGAACCATAGATTATCTCTGCCGGTTTAAACCCTTAATGAAGAAACAGGTTGTGCTGTTCAATATCTCCACCCCCGTTCCCGAGGCCTATTACGACCTTAAGAAAAATCCCTTCAGCGGCAGTGCCGTCTCCCGGGTCAAGGCCTGGGAGATGGGGCAGAAAAAAATGATTGAAGGGTTCATGGAGGGGGCCAGGATGCGTCTGGTCAGTTCCGGCTATGATCCCGACGGGGTCCATATCAACCTGGCATTCAGGAAAAAGGGGATTGCCAGGGATATCCTGGCCGAGTGCAAAAAGGGGTATGAGGCCCTGGTTATCCGAAGGCGGGGAAGTGAAAATTCCCTGCTGGGCCTCACCCTGGGCGGGGTGGCTGCCAAGCTGGTGGACAAGGCCGACAGCCTTCCTTTGATCGTGGCCGGCATTGAACCGGTTCAGCATGCGCTGTGCATTGCCGTTGACGGGTCCGAAGGCGCGGAGCGGGCCGTCCGCTTTGTCGGGCGTATCCTGGGGGAAACCGGGGGCCGTGTCGTCCTCTGTTCGGTTCTGAGAATGCCCCCCTTCAACCTTAAGGAACAGGTGCCAGATCCCTTTGTCGGCATTGCAAACCAGGCCTTTGAGGCTGTGGAGAAAGCCGTCCAGAGGGCCACGGATATCCTGGTGCAGTCCGGTGTCCGGGAAGACCAGGTGGAAGTACGGGTGGTCCGGGGGGCCAAAAGCCGGGCCGGGGCCCTGGTGGATGCGGCCCGCGAAACCGGCTGTGACACCCTGGTTTTCGGGCGCAAGGGCCTTTCCCGGGTCGAAAGTTTTGATCTGGGCCGTATCCCCAGAAAGGTGATCTATGGGTCCAGGAAACTGACGGTCTGGTTAGTGCCGTGA
- a CDS encoding DASS family sodium-coupled anion symporter, which produces MKKEKKVTGYDKYIDWKVFIIPLALLIIVMLMPTPYGMKDVGMEYKIGPRKVTAYITQQLFSVESAKAEQWQLLCARVMEQNMRIGALSRERFLKRNKKWCDKYKIPVDPANLERAQGFISSQVNDEDFLALMKKALDMRKDGLKYEALTGKDKAAADKGAWHIKVSVAMGIFVVLCFLTECIPLPAVAFCMGLILVFTGVVTRQQVAMLYWSDACWFIMGSLMFAAAFVKTGVDKRVCMMMFKKLAVPNAKWITLIFFLIITPLAAFISDHALAAMFLPIGMLLYQNSLTDEVPEDKELAKLLMISIAMACNIGGPGAPSGGARNVIMMTYLTDMFGVDIGYFQWVTYCFPFLVIMIPVSWFIINLRFRPKTVSLAPAMDHLRSEIDRMGGWNKKQIWALVIFLVMVFGWFTEKAFYNLGIYPVRLGIGVIAVAGAVAYIMAGVVNWRDYQDKVDWGVVWLYAGAIIFGRTLDNTGAAYWLARSAIEFLSNFGMESGLPLLAVSNGLTALLTNLMADGPAAASVGPITLNMAGMVHPGSSYLPFMAMATAISSSFAYCLIIGTPPNAIVYASGYLEPKDYLRAGIPLFFFANVVLLLITGVYWTFRGFGGLPGF; this is translated from the coding sequence ATGAAAAAGGAAAAGAAAGTCACAGGGTATGACAAATACATTGACTGGAAGGTGTTTATCATCCCTCTGGCCCTGTTGATCATTGTGATGCTCATGCCCACCCCCTACGGCATGAAGGATGTTGGCATGGAGTATAAGATCGGTCCCCGGAAAGTGACCGCCTATATTACCCAGCAGCTTTTTTCCGTTGAAAGCGCCAAGGCGGAACAATGGCAGCTGCTCTGCGCCCGGGTTATGGAGCAGAACATGAGAATCGGTGCCCTCAGCCGGGAACGGTTTCTCAAGCGGAATAAAAAATGGTGTGACAAATACAAGATTCCTGTGGACCCGGCCAACCTGGAGAGGGCCCAAGGCTTTATCAGCAGCCAGGTCAATGACGAGGATTTCCTCGCACTGATGAAAAAAGCCCTGGACATGAGAAAAGACGGGCTTAAGTATGAGGCGCTGACGGGCAAGGACAAGGCTGCCGCAGACAAGGGGGCCTGGCATATAAAAGTCTCCGTTGCCATGGGCATCTTTGTGGTCCTCTGTTTTTTAACCGAATGCATCCCTCTGCCGGCGGTGGCCTTCTGCATGGGGCTGATCCTGGTGTTCACAGGGGTGGTAACCCGCCAGCAGGTGGCCATGCTCTACTGGTCCGATGCCTGCTGGTTCATCATGGGCAGCCTCATGTTTGCGGCGGCCTTTGTTAAGACCGGGGTGGACAAACGGGTCTGCATGATGATGTTCAAAAAGCTGGCCGTCCCCAATGCCAAATGGATCACCCTGATCTTTTTTCTCATCATCACCCCCCTTGCCGCTTTTATTTCCGACCATGCCCTGGCTGCCATGTTTCTGCCCATCGGCATGCTCCTTTACCAGAACAGCCTCACCGATGAGGTGCCGGAGGATAAGGAACTGGCCAAACTGCTCATGATCTCCATTGCCATGGCCTGCAACATCGGGGGACCCGGCGCCCCCTCCGGCGGGGCAAGAAACGTGATCATGATGACCTATCTTACGGATATGTTCGGGGTGGACATCGGGTATTTCCAGTGGGTCACCTATTGCTTCCCCTTCCTGGTTATCATGATTCCGGTCTCCTGGTTCATCATCAACCTGCGGTTCCGGCCCAAAACCGTCTCCCTGGCCCCGGCCATGGACCACCTCCGTTCGGAGATCGACAGAATGGGGGGGTGGAACAAAAAACAGATCTGGGCCCTGGTCATCTTTCTGGTCATGGTGTTCGGCTGGTTCACGGAAAAAGCCTTTTACAACCTGGGCATATACCCTGTGCGCCTGGGGATCGGCGTCATTGCCGTGGCCGGTGCCGTGGCCTATATCATGGCAGGCGTTGTCAACTGGCGGGACTACCAGGACAAGGTGGACTGGGGGGTGGTCTGGCTCTATGCCGGCGCCATCATCTTCGGCCGGACCCTGGACAATACCGGGGCCGCCTACTGGCTGGCCCGGTCGGCCATTGAGTTCCTTTCAAATTTCGGCATGGAATCGGGACTTCCCCTCCTGGCCGTGAGTAACGGGCTTACCGCCTTGTTGACCAACCTCATGGCCGATGGCCCGGCCGCAGCTTCCGTGGGGCCCATCACCCTGAACATGGCCGGCATGGTCCATCCGGGCAGCAGCTATCTGCCCTTCATGGCCATGGCAACGGCTATTTCATCATCCTTTGCCTATTGCCTGATCATCGGTACGCCCCCCAATGCCATTGTATACGCCAGCGGTTACCTGGAGCCGAAGGACTACCTCAGGGCCGGTATCCCTTTGTTTTTTTTCGCCAATGTGGTGCTGCTTCTGATCACCGGGGTCTACTGGACTTTCAGGGGATTTGGCGGCCTACCCGGATTCTGA